A single window of Pyxicephalus adspersus chromosome 10, UCB_Pads_2.0, whole genome shotgun sequence DNA harbors:
- the LOC140339273 gene encoding uncharacterized protein has translation MLDRGSVLVWEWQDETSLWRPYSPQVAHYIEQVLRETPRTSSVSLGEADASLTPYILDLISMNQFRLDTGTLYPVRRLNFPLSSAPGRGVVWEREALPHQWVPFETRLSVLIQDALERQQAGVNFGEPCNGSHICFQTMTQTEFPSQESNRVRARAQMPYPKAGMKCPSAQYHVALPQYLNTNSNSKHATYTVQQKPVGSSYGQENFNQVLVNGNNGFLDSRRKTLSTNQEIAMKNQGLVNANHILVNVNRGLPNSNQGLINSNHFFVNSNHVPSNIHQRPVNSIQDPLCSSYGIVDPTLTLQNPCHEILNANQISVNLNLEAVNYAAGTMHSNQEIVNSNDRLVSYNQDPEDTGQELINFDGNVILPNYGPSSYCETTSDDSSPESGSPNSMLLDSDISPQWASVKRDCSVYNSSPALATSTSRRSVSRTGLARSESRCRDSGPDLARSESRPGDYRPALSRANSRPEEHQVVLHRSDSRPAKSRPVFLRSHSGPNDYKPGFVRSNSRPGEPKFGLVRSDSKYEFSVSEVRPADFRPVLARSDSKYNEIRPGTMKTDCRNVSCRPGHVLSNSRSEDTRPELLRSHSRSTDCKPNLANPHHRIIHAKSNSTGKSLSRSASLKGSRSPPPCVCPQCLLVQSVKAASWPGRQMENHPVKSHHHDSQRCEKSKAITRVPPVPLSNIEGSGMILPALAGISGLLMSAAGLPVCLSIPATPIFKPPPVKKRDIRPVPGIQGSSRKITNKKSKKPEEMIKQFLQRIKTPLSEDCTLCDQPMTDGEVGRLYRCSHAYHVRCLAPLYKDGTLRCPTCQTLYGVKIGSQPPGKMSFHIIPHSLPGYSEFETIQIIYHIQSGVQGPGQPHPGKRFTAQDFPLHCYLPNTKKGREILLLLINAWERRLLFPVLPSRIPGVPDSVSVSRIPLKTEFGSNVTGKGFPDSRYLDSVLRQLRDWGVSNN, from the exons GTACCCTGTATCCAGTCAGGCGATTGAATTTTCCACTTTCTAGTGCTCCAGGGAGGGGCGTAGTGTGGGAAAGAGAGGCACTTCCACATCAGTGGGTCCCATTTGAAACCAGACTGTCAGTACTAATCCAGGATGCACTGGAGAGGCAACAAGCGGGTGTGAACTTTGGGGAACCCTGCAATGGATCTCATATCTGCTTCCAGACCATGACCCAAACAGAATTTCCTTCTCAAGAAAGTAATAGGGTCCGCGCCCGAGCCCAGATGCCTTATCCAAAAGCTGGCATGAAATGTCCGTCAGCTCAGTACCATGTTGCGCTACCCCAATATCTTAACACCAATTCAAATTCTAAACATGCAACCTACACAGTGCAACAAAAACCTGTTGGCTCCAGCTATGGACAAGAAAATTTTAACCAAGTGCTAGTTAATGGTAATAATGGATTTTTAGACTCCAGACGAAAAACCCTAAGCACTAATCAAGAAATAGCAATGAAAAATCAAGGTCTGGTGAATGCCAATCACATACTtgtgaatgtcaacagaggactGCCAAACTCAAACCAAGGACTCATTAACTCAAACCATTTTTTTGTTAACTCCAACCATGTACCTTCAAATATTCACCAGAGGCCAGTAAACTCTATACAAGACCCACTGTGCTCCAGCTATGGGATTGTTGATCCTACCCTCACGTTACAAAATCCATGCCATGAGATTTTGAATGCTAATCAGATTTCTGTGAACTTAAATTTGGAAGCAGTAAATTACGCTGCTGGTACTATGCATTCTAATCAGGAGATTGTGAATTCTAATGATAGATTAGTAAGCTACAACCAAGACCCTGAAGATACTGGCCAAGAGCTTATTAATTTTGATGGTAATGTGATTCTGCCAAATTATGGACCTTCTTCTTACTGTGAAACCACTTCTGATGATTCTAGTCCTGAATCAGGAAGTCCAAACTCGATGTTGCTTGACTCTGATATCAGCCCACAATGGGCTTCTGTAAAACGTGATTGTAGTGTTTATAATTCTAGCCCTGCATTAGCAACATCCACCTCTAGACGATCAGTTTCTAGAACTGGACTAGCAAGATCAGAATCAAGATGCAGAGACTCAGGACCTGATCTAGCAAGATCAGAATCCAGACCTGGAGACTACAGGCCAGCATTAAGTAGGGCTAACTCAAGACCAGAAGAACACCAAGTTGTATTACACAGGTCAGACTCCAGACCAGCAAAAAGCAGGCCTGTATTCCTTAGATCACATTCTGGGCCCAATGACTACAAACCTGGATTTGTAAGGTCAAATTCTAGACCTGGGGAGCCTAAATTTGGATTAGTAAGGTCCGACTCTAAGTATGAATTTTCTGTATCTGAAGTTAGACCTGCAGATTTTAGGCCAGTACTAGCTAGATCTGACTCCAAGTACAATGAAATCAGGCCTGGAACAATGAAGACAGACTGTAGAAATGTATCTTGTAGGCCGGGACATGTATTATCTAATTCTAGATCTGAAGATACTAGACCTGAACTACTTAGATCTCATTCAAGGTCCACTGATTGCAAGCCTAATTTAGCCAACCCTCATCATAGAATTATCCATGCAAAATCTAACTCAACTGGCAAGAGCCTGTCCCGTTCAGCTTCACTAAAAGGTAGCAGGAGCCCTCCACCTTGTGTTTGCCCACAGTGTCTCCTAGTGCAGAGTGTAAAGGCTGCCAGCTGGCCAGGACGCCAGATGGAAAACCATCCAGTCAAATCTCACCATCATGATAGCCAGCGCTGTGAGAAAAGTAAAGCTATCACAAG ggTGCCTCCAGTTCCCCTCAGTAACATAGAAGGCTCAGGAATGATACTTCCTGCCCTAGCAG GTATTAGTGGACTTCTAATGAGTGCAGCTGGGCTTCCTGTTTGTCTTTCCATTCCTGCTACTCCAATCTTTAAACCACCACCAGTAAAGAAAAGGGACATCCGACCAGTACCTGGAATCCAGGGGAGCAGCCGAAAGATCACCAACAAAAAGA GTAAAAAGCCAGAGGAGATGATCAAGCAATTCCTGCAAAGAATAAAGACTCCATTGTCAGAG GACTGTACTCTGTGTGATCAACCAATGACAGATGGAGAAGTTGGAAGGTTATACCGCTGTAGTCATGCCTATCATGTTCGCTGTCTGGCACCTCTGTACAAG GATGGCACTTTGCGCTGCCCAACATGTCAGACATTGTATGGCGTGAAGATCGGGTCTCAGCCTCCAGGAAAGATGTCATTCCATATTATCCCTCATTCCCTGCCTGGATATTCTGAGTTTGAGACCATACAAATCATCTATCATATTCAATCAGGAGTACAG GGTCCAGGTCAGCCTCATCCAGGGAAGAGGTTCACTGCTCAAGACTTTCCTCTTCACTGTTACCTCCCTAATACAAAGAAAGGAAGGGAG ATCTTGCTTCTCCTAATAAACGCTTGGGAAAGACGTCTCCTCTTCCCCGTCCTCCCTTCCCGTATCCCTGGTGTCCCAGATTCTGTCTCAGTCTCCCGGATCCCACTGAAGACTGAATTTGGTTCCAATGTTACTGGCAAGGGCTTTCCTGATTCCCGGTACCTAGACAGCGTCTTGCGGCAGCTACGGGACTGGGGGGTATCAAATAACTGA